From the Flavobacterium galactosidilyticum genome, one window contains:
- a CDS encoding CDGSH iron-sulfur domain-containing protein: MSKTKLTINRNGSIKIEGDFEITDSQGNVFGLGGRTALGLCRCGESKNKPFCDGSHRNNFEHECEAFDLPPMKTN; encoded by the coding sequence ATGAGTAAAACAAAATTGACAATTAACCGAAATGGTTCTATAAAAATCGAAGGTGATTTTGAAATAACAGATAGCCAGGGAAATGTATTCGGTTTAGGAGGCAGAACTGCTTTAGGACTTTGTCGTTGTGGAGAATCAAAGAATAAGCCTTTCTGTGATGGTTCGCACCGTAATAATTTTGAGCATGAGTGTGAAGCATTTGATTTGCCTCCAATGAAAACGAATTAA
- a CDS encoding TlpA family protein disulfide reductase, which produces MRKVLFIALAFISAANAIGQSKTALNFKAEIANRNTDTISFLDRNNGKQIKKIAVDKNGIFKDSFEVAEGFYMLFDGKEYTQLFLKNGYDLNLKMDAKNFDESIVYTGKGSLENNMLAKNSVEEAKYDYDSLLASSQEVFTARVNEKKAADLLALENKKLDPNFIELQKKSIDRSIAGLSKYHQEALMTKKMNGTPSPTFDYDNYKGGKTKLEDFRGKYVYIDVWATWCAPCRAEIPFLKKLEEKYHQKNIVFVSLSIDQVKDVEKWRKLIKDKELGGVQVFADKDWNSQFVKDYNITGIPRFILIDPNGNIVKADAPRPSSPTIEAEFDALLN; this is translated from the coding sequence ATGAGAAAAGTACTTTTTATCGCATTAGCATTTATAAGTGCTGCAAATGCGATAGGGCAAAGCAAAACTGCTTTAAATTTTAAGGCTGAAATTGCCAACAGAAATACAGATACGATCAGTTTTCTAGATAGAAATAATGGTAAGCAAATCAAGAAGATTGCCGTGGACAAAAATGGTATTTTTAAGGATTCCTTTGAAGTTGCAGAAGGATTTTACATGTTATTTGATGGAAAGGAATACACTCAATTGTTTCTTAAAAATGGATACGACCTAAACCTTAAAATGGATGCTAAAAATTTCGACGAATCAATAGTATACACTGGCAAAGGATCTTTAGAGAATAATATGCTTGCGAAGAACAGCGTTGAAGAAGCAAAATATGATTATGACTCTCTATTGGCATCAAGCCAAGAGGTTTTTACCGCTCGCGTCAACGAAAAAAAGGCCGCTGATCTATTGGCTTTAGAAAACAAAAAATTAGATCCTAATTTTATTGAATTACAAAAAAAGAGCATCGATAGATCAATAGCTGGTTTAAGCAAGTATCATCAAGAAGCTTTGATGACAAAAAAAATGAATGGTACGCCGTCTCCAACTTTTGACTATGACAATTACAAGGGAGGAAAGACTAAACTAGAAGATTTTAGAGGTAAATATGTTTACATTGATGTGTGGGCTACTTGGTGTGCTCCTTGTCGTGCAGAAATTCCTTTTCTAAAAAAATTAGAAGAGAAATACCATCAAAAAAATATTGTTTTCGTTAGTCTTTCTATTGATCAAGTAAAAGATGTTGAAAAATGGAGAAAGTTAATTAAAGATAAAGAACTAGGTGGTGTTCAGGTTTTCGCTGACAAAGATTGGAATTCTCAATTTGTAAAGGATTATAATATTACAGGAATTCCGAGATTTATCTTGATTGATCCAAATGGAAATATTGTTAAAGCTGATGCTCCAAGACCTTCAAGCCCAACAATTGAAGCTGAGTTTGACGCATTACTTAACTAA
- a CDS encoding pyridoxamine 5'-phosphate oxidase family protein — MSDKENKYMIEGIDKLKSLVKDITMCLFCTNIENNDGSTTRPMSAVHVCDQGNIWFFDQKNSDKNKEIEQDPKVHLFFAHPGKGSYMVVNGEASIVIDQQKIDELWNPIVGIWFKDGKDDPNIALIKVAPKSAYFWDTDGNQMINFLKMGVSVVTGTNLISGNQGEIIV, encoded by the coding sequence ATGAGCGATAAAGAAAATAAATATATGATAGAAGGAATAGACAAATTAAAGAGCTTAGTTAAAGATATAACTATGTGCCTTTTTTGTACCAACATAGAAAACAATGATGGATCAACAACTAGACCAATGAGTGCCGTTCATGTCTGCGACCAAGGAAACATTTGGTTTTTCGATCAGAAGAATAGCGATAAAAATAAAGAAATAGAACAAGATCCGAAAGTTCATTTATTTTTTGCACATCCAGGTAAAGGCAGCTATATGGTTGTGAATGGCGAAGCATCAATTGTTATAGATCAACAAAAAATTGATGAGTTATGGAACCCTATAGTGGGTATATGGTTTAAAGACGGTAAGGACGACCCAAATATTGCTCTAATTAAAGTAGCTCCTAAAAGTGCTTATTTTTGGGACACAGATGGGAATCAGATGATCAACTTTCTCAAAATGGGAGTATCTGTAGTGACCGGCACCAATCTAATTAGTGGTAATCAAGGTGAAATAATAGTTTAA
- a CDS encoding peptidoglycan endopeptidase — translation MSLRVIVTIVFLNSMFLFAQEKNIKHTIIKGETISSIATKYDVKQSEIFKLNPSAKKLLKLNSVLLIPVSALQKSNNKSATTPVVQNIPASEHEVLAKETLYGIARQYGISVNELSQLNPILASTDLKIGQKINVPAAAIKSEIAVVTTTKTTPQKQEIIRTAVESPTTFVWEVQPKETKYSITKKYGITIKEFDKVNPELGVKSLRVGQKINIPGNPQPIAETVVAAEEKKELSKIEEKLAVAKVDLPQKENNTVAANTVIENNSISTIVREVLPKETKYAIAKQYGITVQELEKQNPEIKRKLLVGHKLTISGPNLPAEESKIAVSGNSSNSEILNSKIDFNNRSVQSFHNTAFLDQLIEEASENIGTRYRTGGTSKSGFDCSGLMLTTYGAFDIKLPRTSREQSSIGTKISTEEAQKGDLIFFKTNGRSQINHVGMVVEVNEGEIKFIHSSVSNGVIISSTKERYYQKNFSQINRVLQ, via the coding sequence ATGAGTCTAAGAGTAATTGTCACAATAGTTTTTTTGAATAGCATGTTCCTTTTTGCACAGGAAAAAAATATAAAGCATACTATTATAAAAGGGGAAACCATTTCGAGTATTGCTACCAAGTATGATGTTAAGCAAAGCGAAATTTTTAAATTAAATCCTAGTGCCAAAAAACTTTTAAAACTTAATTCTGTTTTATTAATCCCTGTCTCAGCTTTACAAAAGTCAAATAACAAATCAGCAACTACTCCTGTAGTACAAAATATTCCCGCTTCAGAACATGAAGTACTAGCTAAAGAAACACTTTACGGAATCGCAAGGCAATACGGAATTTCAGTTAATGAATTAAGTCAATTGAATCCAATTTTAGCCTCTACAGATTTAAAGATTGGACAAAAAATAAATGTTCCTGCTGCGGCAATCAAAAGTGAAATCGCAGTTGTTACAACCACAAAAACGACCCCACAAAAACAAGAAATAATTCGAACTGCTGTTGAAAGTCCCACAACATTTGTTTGGGAAGTTCAACCAAAAGAAACTAAATATTCAATTACAAAAAAATACGGAATAACGATTAAGGAATTTGACAAAGTAAATCCTGAATTAGGTGTTAAGTCTCTTAGAGTAGGTCAGAAAATCAATATTCCAGGAAATCCTCAGCCAATTGCTGAAACAGTAGTTGCAGCAGAGGAAAAGAAAGAATTATCTAAAATAGAAGAGAAGTTAGCTGTAGCTAAAGTTGATTTACCACAAAAGGAAAATAATACAGTTGCTGCAAATACAGTAATCGAAAACAATTCCATTTCAACTATTGTTAGAGAGGTATTGCCAAAAGAAACAAAATACGCGATTGCTAAGCAATACGGGATTACAGTGCAAGAATTAGAAAAGCAAAATCCGGAGATTAAAAGAAAACTTCTTGTTGGTCATAAACTGACTATTAGCGGTCCAAATTTACCTGCCGAAGAATCAAAAATTGCTGTTTCGGGTAACAGTTCTAATAGCGAAATTCTAAATTCTAAAATTGATTTTAATAATCGTTCTGTACAATCGTTTCATAATACTGCTTTTCTAGATCAGTTGATAGAGGAAGCTTCAGAAAATATAGGCACAAGATATAGAACTGGCGGTACTTCAAAATCAGGATTTGATTGCTCAGGATTGATGCTAACTACGTATGGTGCATTTGATATCAAATTACCAAGGACTTCACGTGAACAATCAAGTATTGGTACCAAAATAAGTACTGAGGAAGCGCAAAAAGGAGATTTAATTTTCTTTAAAACTAATGGTAGAAGCCAAATCAATCATGTAGGAATGGTAGTTGAGGTAAACGAGGGAGAAATTAAATTCATCCACTCATCAGTAAGTAATGGAGTAATTATCTCTTCAACTAAAGAAAGATATTACCAGAAAAATTTTAGTCAAATCAATAGAGTATTACAGTAG
- a CDS encoding aconitate hydratase — MAFDIEMIKKVYSNMTSRVDAARKIVGRPLTLTEKILYNHLWEGKPTQAFTRGADYVDFAPDRVACQDATAQMALLQFMHAGKPKVTVPTTVHCDHLIQAKVGAEKDLARAKTQSNEVFDFLSSVSNKYGIGFWKPGAGIIHQVVLENYAFPGGMMIGTDSHTVNAGGLGMVAIGVGGADAVDVMSGMAWELKFPKLIGVKLIGKLSGWTAPKDVILKVAGILTVKGGTGAIVEYFGEGATAMSCTGKGTICNMGAEIGATTSTFGYDASMGRYLRATNRADVADAADEIAPYLTGDAEVYAEPEKYFDQVIEINLSELEPHLNGPFTPDLATPISKMKEEAIKNDWPMQIQVGLIGSCTNSSYEDISRAASLARQVANKKLKTKAQFTINPGSETIRYTIERDGFIDTFEKIGATVFANACGPCIGMWDREGAEKEERNTIVHSFNRNFSKRADGNPNTLAFVGSPELVTAMAIAGDLGFNPLTDTLINEDGEEVRLEEPTGDELPPNGFDVVDPGFQAPAHDGSSVEIIVSETSERLQLLAPFAPWDGKNITGAKLLIKAFGKCTTDHISMAGPWLRFRGHLDNISNNMLIGAINAFNQKPNSVKNQLTGIYDAVPAVARAYKAADVPSIVVGDHNYGEGSSREHAAMEPRFLGVKGVLVKSFARIHETNLKKQGMLGLTFASESDYDKIQEDDTINFLDLTEFAPGKQLTLEFVHADGSSDVIMTNHTYNEGQIGWFVAGSALNLIAAEA; from the coding sequence ATGGCTTTTGATATTGAAATGATTAAAAAAGTGTATTCTAACATGACAAGTCGTGTTGATGCAGCACGCAAAATAGTTGGACGACCACTTACTTTAACGGAGAAAATTCTTTACAACCATCTTTGGGAAGGAAAGCCTACGCAAGCTTTTACTAGAGGTGCTGATTATGTTGACTTTGCGCCTGATAGAGTGGCTTGTCAAGATGCAACTGCTCAAATGGCACTGTTGCAATTTATGCATGCTGGTAAACCTAAAGTTACGGTACCTACAACCGTGCATTGCGATCACTTGATCCAAGCAAAAGTAGGTGCAGAGAAAGATTTGGCTCGAGCCAAAACACAAAGCAATGAGGTTTTCGATTTCTTGTCTTCAGTATCAAATAAGTACGGTATTGGTTTTTGGAAACCAGGAGCTGGAATTATTCACCAAGTAGTTCTTGAAAATTATGCATTTCCAGGAGGAATGATGATTGGAACGGATTCACATACGGTGAATGCAGGTGGTTTAGGAATGGTAGCTATTGGTGTTGGTGGTGCTGATGCAGTAGATGTCATGTCAGGTATGGCATGGGAATTAAAATTTCCTAAATTAATTGGAGTTAAGCTAATAGGAAAACTTTCTGGGTGGACCGCACCAAAAGACGTGATTCTTAAAGTAGCAGGAATTCTTACTGTAAAAGGAGGAACTGGCGCTATCGTTGAATATTTTGGCGAAGGCGCTACTGCAATGTCATGTACTGGTAAAGGAACAATTTGTAATATGGGTGCAGAGATTGGAGCTACCACTTCAACTTTTGGGTATGATGCTTCAATGGGTCGTTATTTACGTGCGACTAATAGAGCTGATGTCGCTGATGCTGCTGATGAAATTGCCCCATATTTAACTGGTGATGCAGAAGTGTATGCTGAACCAGAGAAATATTTTGATCAAGTAATCGAAATTAATTTATCTGAATTGGAGCCTCATTTAAATGGACCATTTACTCCTGATTTAGCCACTCCAATTTCTAAAATGAAAGAAGAAGCCATTAAAAACGATTGGCCAATGCAAATTCAAGTGGGTTTAATTGGTTCTTGCACAAACTCTTCTTACGAAGATATTTCGCGTGCGGCTTCACTAGCGCGACAAGTTGCAAATAAAAAGTTAAAAACAAAAGCGCAGTTTACCATAAATCCCGGTTCTGAAACTATTCGTTACACCATTGAGCGTGACGGATTTATTGACACTTTCGAGAAAATTGGTGCTACAGTTTTTGCTAATGCTTGCGGACCGTGCATCGGAATGTGGGATAGAGAAGGAGCAGAGAAAGAGGAAAGAAATACAATCGTTCACTCTTTTAACCGTAACTTTTCAAAAAGAGCCGATGGTAATCCAAATACATTAGCTTTTGTGGGTTCACCAGAATTGGTTACCGCTATGGCGATTGCAGGAGATTTAGGTTTTAATCCGTTGACTGATACTTTAATTAATGAGGATGGAGAGGAAGTACGTTTAGAAGAGCCAACCGGAGATGAATTACCACCTAACGGATTTGATGTTGTTGATCCTGGTTTTCAAGCTCCCGCGCATGACGGCTCCAGTGTTGAAATAATTGTAAGTGAAACTTCTGAAAGACTGCAATTATTAGCTCCATTTGCACCTTGGGATGGAAAAAATATCACGGGCGCAAAATTGCTTATAAAAGCTTTTGGAAAATGTACAACAGATCATATTTCGATGGCAGGACCGTGGTTGCGTTTCCGTGGGCATCTGGACAATATCTCTAATAATATGCTCATTGGCGCGATCAACGCGTTCAACCAAAAACCAAATTCTGTCAAAAATCAATTAACAGGTATTTATGACGCTGTTCCCGCTGTAGCACGCGCTTACAAAGCGGCAGATGTTCCTTCAATTGTAGTGGGAGATCACAATTATGGTGAAGGTTCTTCTCGTGAACATGCAGCTATGGAACCTCGTTTTCTTGGTGTAAAAGGGGTTTTGGTCAAATCATTTGCTCGTATCCATGAAACAAATTTGAAAAAACAAGGGATGTTAGGATTGACTTTTGCTTCCGAATCAGATTATGATAAAATTCAAGAAGATGATACCATCAATTTCTTAGATTTAACAGAATTTGCTCCGGGGAAACAGTTAACACTCGAATTCGTTCATGCTGATGGAAGTTCAGATGTTATTATGACAAACCATACCTATAATGAAGGGCAAATTGGTTGGTTCGTTGCGGGTTCAGCTTTAAATTTAATTGCTGCCGAAGCATAA
- a CDS encoding bifunctional aconitate hydratase 2/2-methylisocitrate dehydratase — MNIYNDYLKEIEERKAQGLHPKPIDGAELLSTIITQIKDVDNANREDSLKFFIYNVVPGTTPAAGVKASFLKEIILGDSAVKEITPVFAFELLSHMKGGPSIEVLLDLALGNDTAIANDAAEVLKTQFFLYEADTNRLEVAFKKGNTVAVAILESYAKAEFFTKLPEVVEEIKVVTYVAGEGDISTDLLSPGNQAHSRSDRELHGKCLISPEAQAEIEVLKAQHPDKSVMLIAEKGTMGVGSSRMSGVNNVALWTGKQASPYVPFINIAPIVAGTNGISPIFLTTVDVTGGIGLDLKNWVKKIDENGNPIRNENGEPILEQSYSVATGTVLTINTKTKKLYNGNHELIDISKAFTPQKMEFIKAGGSYAIVFGKKLQTFASKVLGIAIAPVFAPSKEVSIDGQGLTAVEKIFNKNAVGNTPGKVLHAGSDVRVTVNIVGSQDTTGLMTSQELESMAATVISPIVDGAYQSGCHTASVWDNKSKANIPRLMKFMNDFGLITARDPKGEYPAMTDVIHKVLNDITVDEWAIIIGGDSHTRMSKGVAFGADSGTVALALATGEASMPIPESVKVTFKGEMKNYMDFRDVVHATQSQMLKTFGGENVFQGRIIEVHLGTLTADQAFTFTDWTAEMKAKASICISEDDTLIQSLAIAKGRIQIMIDKGMDNEKQVLQGLIDIANNRIEEIKSGAKPALVPDATAKYYAEVIIDLDIVDEPMIADPDVNNADVSKRYTHDTIRPLSFYGGVKKVDLGFVGSCMVHKGDMKILAQMLKNIDEQYGKVEFKAPLVVAPPTYNIVDELKAEGDWDILQKYSGFEFDDNAPKGIARTSYEKMLYLERPGCNLCMGNQEKAEKGDTVMATSTRLFQGRVVEDADGKKGESLLSSTPVVVLSTILGRTPNIEEYKAAVKGINLTQFAPSHRLLVK, encoded by the coding sequence ATGAACATTTACAACGATTATCTAAAAGAAATCGAGGAAAGAAAAGCGCAAGGGCTTCATCCGAAGCCAATTGATGGTGCTGAATTGTTAAGCACGATCATAACACAAATTAAAGATGTAGATAATGCCAATAGAGAAGATTCTCTTAAGTTTTTTATTTATAACGTTGTTCCAGGGACTACGCCTGCTGCAGGAGTAAAAGCAAGCTTCTTGAAGGAAATTATTTTGGGAGATTCTGCGGTTAAAGAAATCACTCCAGTTTTTGCTTTTGAATTATTATCTCACATGAAAGGTGGTCCTTCAATTGAGGTTTTGCTAGATTTAGCTTTAGGAAATGATACTGCTATTGCAAATGATGCTGCGGAAGTTCTTAAAACACAATTCTTCTTGTATGAAGCAGATACGAATCGTTTAGAAGTAGCTTTCAAGAAAGGAAACACAGTTGCTGTAGCAATTCTAGAAAGTTATGCTAAGGCTGAGTTTTTTACTAAACTTCCAGAAGTTGTAGAAGAAATTAAAGTAGTTACCTATGTAGCTGGTGAAGGAGATATTTCAACAGATTTATTGTCTCCAGGGAACCAAGCGCACTCTCGTTCAGATCGTGAACTTCACGGGAAATGTTTAATTTCTCCTGAAGCACAAGCTGAAATTGAGGTTTTAAAAGCACAACATCCTGATAAGAGCGTGATGTTAATTGCTGAAAAAGGAACAATGGGTGTGGGTTCGTCAAGGATGTCTGGTGTAAACAATGTCGCGCTTTGGACTGGAAAACAAGCAAGCCCTTATGTTCCGTTTATTAATATTGCTCCAATTGTAGCTGGAACAAATGGTATATCTCCAATTTTTCTTACTACGGTTGATGTAACTGGTGGTATAGGTCTTGACCTTAAAAACTGGGTTAAAAAAATAGACGAAAATGGTAATCCTATCCGTAATGAAAATGGGGAGCCTATATTAGAGCAATCGTATTCTGTTGCGACAGGAACCGTACTTACTATTAATACAAAAACAAAGAAATTATATAATGGTAACCATGAGCTAATTGATATTTCTAAGGCATTTACACCTCAGAAAATGGAATTTATAAAAGCTGGTGGTTCGTATGCGATTGTCTTCGGGAAAAAATTACAAACTTTTGCTTCTAAGGTTTTAGGTATTGCTATTGCTCCAGTATTTGCTCCATCAAAAGAAGTTTCTATAGACGGTCAAGGACTTACAGCGGTTGAAAAAATCTTCAATAAAAATGCGGTTGGGAATACTCCAGGTAAAGTTTTACACGCTGGTTCTGATGTTCGTGTAACAGTAAATATTGTTGGTTCGCAAGACACAACGGGATTGATGACTTCTCAGGAATTAGAGTCAATGGCTGCAACTGTAATTTCTCCAATCGTTGATGGTGCTTATCAATCAGGTTGTCATACTGCTTCGGTTTGGGATAATAAATCGAAAGCAAACATTCCTAGATTGATGAAATTTATGAATGACTTTGGCTTAATTACGGCTCGTGATCCTAAAGGAGAATATCCTGCAATGACCGATGTAATTCACAAAGTTTTGAATGATATTACTGTAGATGAGTGGGCAATCATTATTGGTGGTGACTCTCATACAAGAATGTCCAAAGGGGTTGCTTTTGGTGCAGATTCGGGAACAGTTGCTTTGGCACTTGCTACTGGTGAAGCGTCAATGCCTATTCCGGAATCAGTGAAAGTGACGTTCAAAGGCGAGATGAAAAACTACATGGATTTCCGTGATGTTGTTCATGCTACTCAATCTCAAATGCTTAAAACTTTTGGTGGAGAGAATGTTTTCCAAGGTAGAATTATCGAGGTTCACTTAGGCACGCTTACTGCTGATCAGGCGTTTACCTTTACGGACTGGACTGCAGAGATGAAAGCGAAAGCTTCTATTTGTATTTCAGAAGATGATACTTTAATTCAATCACTTGCAATTGCAAAAGGTAGAATTCAGATCATGATCGACAAAGGAATGGATAATGAAAAACAAGTTCTTCAAGGATTAATTGACATCGCTAATAATAGAATCGAGGAAATAAAATCAGGTGCAAAACCTGCTTTAGTTCCAGATGCTACTGCTAAGTATTATGCTGAAGTAATCATTGATTTAGATATAGTTGATGAACCAATGATTGCAGATCCAGATGTGAATAATGCTGATGTTTCTAAAAGATATACACACGATACCATTAGACCGTTGTCTTTTTATGGTGGAGTTAAAAAAGTAGATCTTGGATTTGTTGGTTCTTGTATGGTTCACAAAGGGGACATGAAGATTCTTGCTCAAATGCTTAAGAATATTGACGAACAATATGGTAAGGTTGAGTTTAAAGCACCATTAGTAGTGGCGCCTCCAACTTATAACATTGTAGATGAATTAAAAGCAGAAGGGGATTGGGATATTTTACAGAAATATTCTGGTTTTGAGTTTGATGATAATGCTCCGAAAGGGATTGCACGTACATCATACGAAAAGATGCTATATTTAGAGCGTCCTGGTTGTAATCTTTGTATGGGTAACCAAGAAAAAGCAGAAAAAGGAGATACTGTAATGGCAACTTCTACGCGACTTTTCCAAGGTAGAGTGGTTGAAGATGCTGACGGTAAAAAGGGAGAATCTTTGCTTTCGTCAACACCTGTGGTTGTATTATCTACTATTTTAGGAAGAACGCCTAATATTGAGGAATATAAAGCTGCTGTAAAAGGTATTAATCTTACTCAATTTGCACCATCTCATCGATTGTTGGTTAAATAA
- a CDS encoding AAA family ATPase — protein MSDVVAIQNLVQKRNDLKNEIAKIIVGQDAVVDQILLCIFSGGHALLVGVPGLAKTLMVNTLAQALGLDFKRIQFTPDLMPSDILGSEILDESRNFKFIKGPIFSNIVLADEINRTPPKTQAALLEAMQERSVTSAGVNYKLNLPYFVLATQNPIEQEGTYPLPEAQLDRFMFAIKLEYPSFEEEVQVVKRTTSDTKTTVSPLFTAQEIIDFQHLIRRIPVADNVIEYAVSLVSKTRPDNPLSNEFVKNYLDWGAGPRASQNLILAAKANAAFSGKFSPDIEDVKAVATGILRHRIIKNYKADAEGITEEMIIAKLI, from the coding sequence ATGTCAGACGTAGTAGCAATTCAGAACTTAGTCCAGAAGAGAAACGACTTAAAAAACGAAATCGCGAAAATCATTGTAGGACAAGATGCTGTAGTAGATCAAATTTTACTTTGTATTTTCTCAGGTGGTCACGCTTTGTTAGTTGGAGTTCCTGGGTTAGCCAAGACATTAATGGTGAATACGCTAGCTCAAGCATTGGGTTTGGATTTTAAAAGAATTCAGTTTACGCCAGATTTAATGCCTTCGGATATTCTAGGAAGTGAAATTTTAGATGAAAGTCGGAATTTTAAATTTATAAAAGGACCAATTTTTTCTAATATTGTTTTGGCTGACGAAATTAATAGAACGCCACCTAAAACTCAAGCGGCTTTGCTTGAAGCGATGCAGGAACGTTCTGTTACTAGTGCAGGCGTAAATTATAAGTTAAATTTGCCTTACTTTGTTTTAGCTACTCAAAATCCTATAGAACAGGAGGGAACCTATCCTTTACCTGAAGCGCAATTAGACCGATTTATGTTTGCTATAAAGTTAGAATATCCTTCTTTCGAGGAGGAAGTTCAAGTAGTAAAACGAACTACATCAGATACAAAAACTACTGTAAGTCCGTTGTTTACGGCGCAAGAAATCATTGATTTCCAACACTTAATTCGTAGGATTCCTGTTGCGGATAATGTGATTGAATATGCTGTTTCGCTGGTAAGTAAAACGCGGCCCGATAATCCATTGTCTAACGAATTTGTTAAAAATTATTTAGATTGGGGTGCAGGACCACGAGCGTCACAAAATTTAATTTTGGCGGCAAAGGCCAATGCTGCTTTTAGCGGAAAATTCTCTCCCGATATTGAAGATGTAAAAGCAGTTGCGACTGGAATTTTGCGTCATCGAATTATTAAAAATTACAAAGCCGATGCAGAAGGAATTACAGAGGAAATGATCATTGCTAAATTGATTTAA
- a CDS encoding peptidylprolyl isomerase, translating to MPINKIPMKFNVNRFSLIFLFLIFTSFITSAQEIIKDSVVSTPVAKKQSTTGKLKIDGVIATVGDYIILDSDIDKSFLEISAQGGSVKDITRCQMLGKLLEDKLYAHQAVQDSIVVTDAEVKGMMEDRLQYMVEQIGSMEKVIQYYKKDSEEEFRSYFSDILKEGKLTSEMQKKIVDAVEITPEEVRNYFKTIPKSDLPFFGVELEVAQIVVTPKVSADDKQKVIDRLNGFKKEIEEGSSFSTKAVLYSQDPGSRANGGFYKMNRKTPFVKEFKDVAFSLAEGEISAPFETDFGFHIIYVEKIKGKDVELRHILLTPTVTEAALTEAKDKITLIKKRIEDKEITFAEAARTLSDEKETRANGGALINPKTQDTRFELTKMDPAFYSQVSNLKTNQISAPILDQGEEGKKKFKLITVTNRIDEHAADYAKDYIKIKDLALKSKQITAIGKWFDEKIKETYIKIIGEYRDCDFTNNWLKK from the coding sequence ATGCCAATAAACAAAATACCAATGAAATTCAATGTTAATAGATTTTCACTTATTTTCTTATTTTTAATTTTCACAAGTTTTATCACTAGTGCTCAAGAAATTATTAAAGATTCTGTTGTAAGTACTCCCGTTGCAAAGAAACAATCTACTACGGGTAAGCTAAAAATTGATGGTGTAATTGCTACAGTAGGTGACTATATTATTTTAGATTCAGACATTGATAAGTCATTTCTTGAAATTTCTGCACAAGGAGGTTCTGTGAAGGATATTACTAGATGTCAGATGCTAGGAAAATTATTAGAAGATAAATTATATGCTCATCAAGCGGTTCAAGATAGTATTGTTGTCACTGATGCTGAGGTTAAGGGAATGATGGAAGACCGTTTGCAATACATGGTAGAGCAAATTGGTTCTATGGAAAAAGTAATTCAGTATTACAAAAAAGACTCAGAAGAAGAGTTTAGAAGTTATTTTTCAGATATTTTGAAAGAAGGAAAATTAACTTCTGAAATGCAGAAAAAAATCGTTGATGCGGTCGAAATAACTCCTGAGGAAGTTCGTAATTATTTTAAAACAATTCCTAAAAGTGATTTACCATTTTTTGGTGTAGAATTAGAAGTTGCGCAAATTGTTGTCACTCCAAAAGTTTCAGCAGATGATAAGCAAAAAGTTATTGATAGATTAAATGGTTTCAAAAAAGAAATAGAAGAGGGTTCTAGTTTCTCGACAAAAGCGGTTTTGTATTCGCAAGATCCTGGATCAAGAGCTAATGGTGGATTTTACAAAATGAATCGCAAAACACCATTTGTAAAAGAATTTAAAGATGTTGCTTTTAGCTTAGCGGAAGGTGAGATATCTGCACCATTTGAAACTGATTTTGGTTTTCACATTATTTATGTTGAAAAAATAAAAGGAAAAGATGTAGAATTACGTCATATATTATTGACTCCTACAGTTACTGAAGCCGCTCTAACTGAAGCAAAAGATAAAATTACTTTGATTAAGAAAAGAATTGAAGATAAAGAAATCACTTTTGCAGAAGCAGCCAGAACATTGTCTGATGAAAAAGAAACAAGAGCGAATGGCGGTGCGTTAATTAATCCAAAAACCCAAGATACGCGTTTTGAATTGACTAAAATGGATCCTGCTTTTTATAGTCAAGTTTCTAATTTGAAAACAAATCAAATTTCAGCTCCAATTCTAGATCAAGGAGAAGAAGGTAAAAAGAAATTCAAATTGATTACTGTTACTAATAGAATTGATGAACATGCTGCTGATTATGCAAAAGATTACATCAAAATAAAAGATTTAGCTTTGAAAAGTAAACAAATCACTGCTATCGGAAAATGGTTTGATGAAAAAATTAAAGAAACTTATATAAAAATTATTGGTGAATATAGAGATTGTGATTTCACTAATAATTGGCTTAAGAAATAG